The following coding sequences are from one Lipingzhangella halophila window:
- a CDS encoding 4a-hydroxytetrahydrobiopterin dehydratase — protein sequence MAQLDADQIADGLKRLDGWEWDRDRNEIRRTVHMPDFMSGIHLVTAVAHVAEEADHHPDVDIRFNKITFHQTTHATGGVTHRDMEMAARIDELVADAAPAG from the coding sequence ATGGCGCAACTCGACGCCGACCAGATCGCCGACGGGCTGAAGCGCCTCGACGGTTGGGAATGGGACCGCGACCGCAACGAGATCCGGCGCACCGTGCACATGCCGGACTTCATGAGCGGGATCCACCTGGTCACCGCGGTCGCCCACGTCGCCGAAGAGGCCGACCACCACCCCGACGTCGACATCCGGTTCAACAAGATCACTTTCCACCAGACCACGCACGCCACCGGCGGTGTTACCCATCGCGACATGGAGATGGCGGCACGCATCGACGAGCTGGTCGCCGACGCCGCCCCGGCCGGCTGA
- a CDS encoding VWA domain-containing protein, with the protein MTFLAAERLWWLLALVALAAVYVVLQFRRKNYALRFSNLQLLDKVAPSRPGWRRHVSAVLFCLTMGVLIVAMAVPAKPVEVPRERATIMVAIDVSPSMAATDVEPDRISAAKDSARAFIDSLPDRFNVGLVQFSATAGMVAAPTQNHQAVADQVEGLQMTPGTAIGEGVYTSLQAINSFDEEAGDDPPPAAIVLLSDGENTSGRPVTSAATEAADAGVPVSTIAFGAGAALIEINGQYVEADIDKDALERLAGTTGGNFYEAESEAELTEVYEDIGSSLGTETEHEEIVTRFVLAALLIGAATAFTSLLWFQRLP; encoded by the coding sequence GTGACCTTCCTCGCCGCAGAGAGACTGTGGTGGCTGCTGGCCCTTGTGGCACTCGCCGCCGTCTACGTCGTGCTGCAGTTCCGCCGCAAGAACTACGCGTTGCGTTTCTCCAACCTGCAGCTTCTCGACAAGGTCGCGCCGAGCCGGCCGGGCTGGCGGCGCCACGTCAGCGCCGTGCTGTTCTGCCTGACCATGGGGGTGCTCATTGTCGCCATGGCGGTGCCGGCCAAACCGGTCGAGGTGCCGCGGGAACGCGCCACCATCATGGTCGCCATCGACGTGTCGCCGTCCATGGCCGCCACCGATGTCGAACCCGACCGGATCAGCGCCGCCAAGGACTCCGCGCGCGCGTTCATCGACTCGCTGCCCGACCGGTTCAACGTCGGGCTGGTTCAGTTCTCCGCGACCGCCGGGATGGTCGCCGCACCCACCCAGAACCACCAAGCCGTGGCCGACCAGGTCGAAGGGCTGCAGATGACCCCGGGCACCGCCATCGGCGAGGGGGTCTACACCTCGCTGCAGGCCATCAACTCCTTCGACGAGGAGGCCGGCGACGACCCGCCGCCCGCGGCCATTGTGCTGCTCTCCGACGGGGAGAACACCAGCGGGCGCCCCGTCACCTCGGCCGCCACGGAGGCCGCCGACGCCGGGGTGCCCGTTTCCACCATCGCCTTCGGCGCCGGCGCGGCGCTCATCGAGATCAACGGCCAGTACGTCGAGGCCGACATCGACAAGGACGCCCTGGAGAGGCTCGCCGGCACCACCGGCGGCAACTTCTACGAGGCCGAGTCCGAGGCCGAACTCACCGAGGTCTACGAGGACATCGGTTCCTCGTTGGGCACCGAAACCGAGCACGAGGAGATTGTCACCCGGTTCGTTCTGGCCGCCCTGCTGATCGGCGCCGCTACCGCATTCACGTCCCTGCTGTGGTTCCAGCGGCTACCCTGA
- a CDS encoding DUF58 domain-containing protein, with the protein MADHGTNPGINPRLHSALRHLDLRIVRRLEGMLHGEHLGLRLGPGSESAEARQYQPGEDDVRLMDWAVTARTTQPHVRDLVADRELESWSLVDMSASMDFGTANQEKRDLAVGALAAVNVLTQRVGDRFGAHILHRGQIRRWPARSGKAALLAMLSTVAAAPRGEPLNEPATTLSDAVTDLARARTRRGLRVVISDFLETPPTANAHEPAPWERGMRQLAIRNQVLAVEVVDPRELDLPDVGLVTMQDPETGRIREVQLNRKVRQRYREASAAQRAAVRGGLRRCGVPHLVLRTDRDWITDMARFVVEQRRTAHRLARHTPAVPR; encoded by the coding sequence ATGGCTGACCACGGCACGAACCCCGGCATCAACCCGCGTCTGCACTCCGCGCTGCGCCACCTCGACCTGCGTATCGTGCGGCGCCTGGAGGGCATGCTGCACGGCGAGCACCTGGGGTTGCGGTTGGGGCCGGGCAGCGAGTCCGCTGAGGCGCGCCAGTACCAGCCCGGCGAGGACGACGTCCGGCTTATGGACTGGGCCGTCACCGCCCGCACCACCCAGCCGCACGTGCGTGATCTTGTGGCCGACCGTGAGTTGGAGAGCTGGTCCCTGGTGGACATGTCCGCCAGCATGGATTTCGGAACCGCCAACCAGGAAAAGCGCGACCTCGCTGTGGGAGCGCTCGCCGCGGTCAACGTCCTGACCCAGCGGGTGGGCGACCGGTTCGGCGCGCACATCCTGCACCGCGGCCAGATCCGCCGGTGGCCGGCGCGTTCGGGTAAGGCAGCGCTGTTGGCGATGCTGTCGACGGTGGCCGCCGCCCCCCGCGGCGAACCCCTCAACGAGCCGGCGACCACCCTCAGTGACGCTGTCACCGACCTCGCGCGGGCGCGCACCCGCCGCGGTCTGCGGGTGGTCATCTCCGACTTCCTGGAGACTCCGCCCACCGCCAACGCGCACGAGCCCGCCCCCTGGGAGCGGGGCATGCGCCAGCTCGCCATCCGCAACCAGGTGCTGGCGGTCGAGGTGGTCGACCCCCGCGAACTCGACCTGCCCGACGTGGGCTTGGTCACCATGCAGGACCCCGAAACCGGGCGCATTCGCGAGGTCCAGCTCAACCGGAAGGTGCGGCAGCGCTACCGCGAGGCATCAGCGGCCCAGCGCGCCGCGGTCCGCGGTGGTCTGCGCCGGTGCGGTGTTCCGCACCTGGTGCTGCGCACCGACCGCGACTGGATCACCGACATGGCCCGCTTCGTGGTGGAGCAGCGACGCACCGCACACCGGCTCGCCCGGCACACTCCCGCCGTTCCCCGGTGA
- a CDS encoding AAA family ATPase yields MAESAPAPGAEGVQPARPDGAETAGEPTRLLRAALQEISTVIVGQDQMVERTLIALVAKGHCLLEGVPGIAKTLAVSTLATVTGGSFARLQFTPDLVPSDIVGTRIYHPSTEQFDVELGPVFANFVLADEINRAPAKVQSSLLEVMAEKQVSLGGTTYPLPDPFVVIATQNPVESEGVYPLPEAQRDRFLMKVEMSHPRAHEEMEILRRMSSALPEAHQILDPVTLLELQQDAERVQVHQLIFDYVVRLVMATREPENYGMPELRRVLEVGASPRATLGLVACARALALIRGRDYVLPDDVRVLARDVMAHRLVLTFDALADGATTTQVVDRVLAAVPPPRVIWDEPSAGGSAAIAAR; encoded by the coding sequence ATGGCGGAATCCGCGCCCGCCCCGGGGGCTGAGGGCGTGCAGCCTGCCCGGCCCGACGGGGCTGAGACCGCCGGCGAGCCGACCCGGCTGCTCCGTGCCGCACTGCAGGAGATCTCCACCGTCATTGTCGGTCAGGACCAGATGGTGGAGCGCACCTTGATCGCCCTGGTGGCCAAGGGCCACTGCCTGCTGGAGGGGGTGCCCGGCATCGCCAAGACGCTGGCGGTGTCCACTCTGGCAACGGTGACCGGCGGGTCGTTCGCGCGGCTGCAGTTCACCCCGGACCTGGTGCCTTCCGACATTGTGGGCACCCGCATCTACCACCCTTCCACCGAGCAGTTCGACGTCGAACTCGGGCCGGTGTTCGCGAACTTCGTGCTGGCCGACGAGATCAACCGGGCCCCGGCCAAGGTGCAGTCGTCCCTGCTGGAGGTCATGGCGGAGAAGCAGGTGTCGCTGGGCGGCACTACCTATCCGCTGCCCGATCCGTTTGTGGTGATCGCCACTCAGAACCCGGTGGAGTCCGAGGGGGTGTACCCGCTGCCCGAGGCCCAACGCGACCGGTTTCTGATGAAGGTGGAGATGTCGCACCCCCGCGCGCACGAGGAGATGGAGATCCTGCGGCGGATGAGCTCGGCCCTCCCCGAGGCCCACCAGATCCTCGACCCGGTCACGTTGCTGGAGCTGCAGCAGGACGCCGAACGCGTGCAGGTGCACCAGCTCATTTTCGACTACGTGGTGCGGCTGGTCATGGCTACCCGCGAACCGGAGAACTACGGTATGCCCGAGTTGCGCCGGGTCCTGGAGGTCGGCGCGAGCCCCCGCGCCACCCTGGGGTTGGTGGCCTGCGCCCGCGCGCTCGCCCTCATCCGGGGCCGCGACTATGTGCTGCCCGATGACGTTCGGGTGCTGGCGCGCGACGTCATGGCGCACCGCCTGGTGCTGACGTTCGACGCGCTGGCCGATGGCGCCACCACCACCCAGGTGGTTGACCGGGTGCTGGCGGCGGTTCCGCCGCCGCGTGTCATCTGGGACGAGCCCTCCGCTGGCGGTTCGGCCGCCATAGCCGCACGGTAG